AATGTTCATGACCGGCCAGTTCTATCTGATCTATATCTCGTTTGTACTCATGGCGATCGGTTATATGTTCTTGAGCCCCAACATAAAGCTCATGGCGAACGACTACAAGGTCCCCTCGAATATTTTCATCATCACGTTCACGGCATTCACTGCCGCAAACGGACTCGGGAGGATCGTCTGGGGCATAATATCGGATAAGACCGGCAGGGAGAACGCGATGTTTATCGACTTTGTGCTGTGCGGAATCCTCTACATCCTTTTGCCTTTTTGTTCACACAATCCGTACGGCTTCATGATCGTGGTAACTGCGGCATTTTTCTGCACGGGTCCGATGTTCGCTTTCTTTCCACCCCTTACGGCCGACCGTTACGGCGAGAAGTATTTGTCCACAAACTACGGCGTTATGTATACGGCAAAAGGGGTCGGCGGTCTCATAGGACCGACCTTCATCACTGCGCTCGGTTTGGCTTATGCCAAATCTCATGGTTTCCAAATCGGCTGGGAAGTAGCATGTTCAGTTATCGGGGTGGCCTCTATCCTTTCAGGCATCGGCTCTATTATTCTGAAGAGAATATCGAAACCCGTGGACGCTTAAGTGATAGCGATGCGCCACCCACCGGCGCTTCGTCGACAATGAATGGAAACTGGAAGGGCCGCGGCGGGAAGGAATTCTTGCCCAGGCCCTTCCTCAAAAAGCGGGACGTAAGGCCATATGGATCAAATCAATTTTTGCTTGAAAAGATGATCGCTGATATCCAGCAATGAGCCATAGGGCCGGAGGGTTAAACATGAAAAAGAACATAAAGAACCAACTGTCGGCTGCGCGCGCCGATATGATCACTAAGACCCTTAAGCGCGTCGCCAAAGACGAAGGAATCGAAGCGGAGGTACTACGCCAGCACGTGGCATCCGGCAAAGCGGTGATCCTTGCAAATAGCCTCCACAAATCCTTCATCCCCAAGGGCGTAGGCAAGGGTCTAAGCGTTAAGGTCAACGCAAATATCGGAACATCGCCGGAGCGAATCGATGTGAAAAATGAGCTCAAGAAATTGAAGATGGCGCGCGATGCCGGCGCTGACGCCGTCATGGATCTATCCACGGGCGGCAACCTCGACGAGATACGAAAGATCATCATAGGTGAAGCCGGAATTCCCATCGGCACGGTTCCCATATATCAGGCCGCCGTTGAAACGGTAAAGAAGAAAAGGACAATAACCAAGATGGCTCCCGACGACATATTCGACGTCATTGAGAAGCATGGCGTTGATGGCGTTGACTTTATTACGGTCCACTGCGGTGTCACACGAAAATCCGTCGAAACGCTTAAAAAGCAGGGAAGAGTCACCGATATCGTAAGCCGGGGAGGAGCGTTTCTCGCGGAATGGATGATCGTCAACAACAGAGAGAACCCCCTTTATGAAGACTTTTCGAGGCTTGTCGCGATTGCAAAGAAGTATGATATGACGTTGAGCCTGGGTGACGGTTTACGCCCGGGGTCCATAGCCGACGCCACAGACCGGGGGCAGATCGAGGAGCTTATCATCCTTGGCGAACTGTGCGCTTACGCGATAGAAAATGGCGTTCAGGTTATG
The nucleotide sequence above comes from Syntrophorhabdaceae bacterium. Encoded proteins:
- the thiC gene encoding phosphomethylpyrimidine synthase ThiC gives rise to the protein MKKNIKNQLSAARADMITKTLKRVAKDEGIEAEVLRQHVASGKAVILANSLHKSFIPKGVGKGLSVKVNANIGTSPERIDVKNELKKLKMARDAGADAVMDLSTGGNLDEIRKIIIGEAGIPIGTVPIYQAAVETVKKKRTITKMAPDDIFDVIEKHGVDGVDFITVHCGVTRKSVETLKKQGRVTDIVSRGGAFLAEWMIVNNRENPLYEDFSRLVAIAKKYDMTLSLGDGLRPGSIADATDRGQIEELIILGELCAYAIENGVQVMIEGPGHVPINQIETNIVLEKKLCNEAPFYVLGPIVTDIAPGYDHITSAIGGALAAYYGADFLCYVTPSEHLGLPTLEDVRDGVIVTKIAAHAADLGRGSDQAFARDRAMSTCRKALDWNGQIKYAIDPDKIRAFRKQRKLRDDVCSMCGEYCSMKIMKDYLKK